Proteins encoded in a region of the Ursus arctos isolate Adak ecotype North America unplaced genomic scaffold, UrsArc2.0 scaffold_2, whole genome shotgun sequence genome:
- the LOC113249619 gene encoding T-cell surface glycoprotein CD1a-like, producing MWLRGEQEQRGTQQGDVLPHADGTWYLRMSLNVKAREAAGLSCRVRHSSLGGQDMVLYWEQPHSMGLVFLAVIVPLVLLAGLALWLWKRWKTHWRCPCTDLRSEWDPSSPGSRRNLKPAQW from the exons ATGTGGTTGCGGGGTgagcaggagcagcggggcacccAGCAAGGCGACGTCCTGCCCCATGCTGATGGCACGTGGTATCTTCGGATGTCCTTGAATGTGAAAGCCAGGGAGGCAGCTGGCCTGTCCTGCCGAGTGAGACACAGCAGTCTAGGAGGCCAGGACATGGTCCTCTACTGGG AGCAGCCCCACTCCATGGGCTTGGTCTTCCTGGCGGTGATAGTGCCCCTGGTGCTTCTGGCAGGTCTGGCGCTGTGGCTCTGGAAGCGCTG GAAAACACACTGGAGATGTCCATGCACTGACCTCCGTTCTGAGTGGGATCCCAGCAGCCCAGGCTCCAGGAGGAACCTAAAGCCAGCTCAGTGGTGA